In Nocardioides faecalis, the following proteins share a genomic window:
- a CDS encoding TetR family transcriptional regulator encodes MPRIAEARQPAEPTSAEQRDRHQRILRAASKLGAEHGLERMQMNDVAKEAGVAIATLYRYFPSKTDLFVGVLHSQIQHLSTAAPAGGAPETSRAAAVAEVLIAAGRRMLERPQLATAMLQANNMAQLQGGREYAEANSAFHRVLLDALRVDEADDEDLRMVRIVEQTWYGVLVSVLNGVISVDEADADVRLASRLLLGPRYDDEAEHDA; translated from the coding sequence GTGCCGCGAATCGCCGAGGCCCGGCAGCCCGCCGAGCCGACCTCCGCCGAGCAGAGGGACCGCCACCAGCGCATCCTCCGCGCGGCCAGCAAGCTCGGTGCCGAGCACGGCCTCGAGCGCATGCAGATGAACGACGTCGCCAAGGAGGCCGGCGTCGCGATCGCGACCCTCTACCGCTACTTCCCGTCGAAGACCGACCTCTTCGTCGGCGTGCTGCACAGCCAGATCCAGCACCTGAGCACGGCGGCGCCGGCCGGCGGGGCCCCGGAGACCTCGCGGGCTGCGGCCGTCGCGGAGGTCCTCATCGCCGCGGGCCGCAGGATGCTCGAGCGTCCCCAGCTGGCGACCGCGATGCTCCAGGCGAACAACATGGCTCAGCTCCAGGGCGGCCGGGAGTACGCCGAGGCCAACTCCGCGTTCCACCGCGTGCTGCTCGACGCACTGCGGGTCGACGAGGCCGACGACGAGGACCTCCGCATGGTCCGGATCGTCGAGCAGACCTGGTACGGCGTCCTCGTCTCCGTCCTCAACGGCGTCATCTCGGTCGACGAGGCCGACGCGGACGTCCGGCTCGCCTCGCGGCTCCTGCTGGGCCCGCGGTACGACGACGAGGCGGAGCACGACGCATGA
- a CDS encoding SDR family oxidoreductase, translating to MALVSSISSTQPTDPAIVEACLSGSEQAALEAAEAAVVGGRLHEIYSSTKAALNQWLRRVAVSADFAGAGIAVNAVAPGVVLTAMTEELVSDPQWKSVMDAAVPMPLNGYAPPEAIAHALLWLLAPENTHMAGQVVFVDGGAQALTALTTRSC from the coding sequence GTGGCCCTCGTCAGCTCCATCTCCTCGACCCAGCCCACCGACCCGGCGATCGTCGAGGCCTGCCTGTCGGGGTCGGAGCAGGCCGCGCTCGAGGCCGCCGAGGCGGCAGTCGTCGGCGGCCGTTTGCACGAGATCTACTCCTCGACGAAGGCCGCGCTGAACCAGTGGCTTCGTCGTGTGGCCGTCTCCGCCGACTTCGCCGGTGCGGGGATCGCCGTCAACGCGGTCGCGCCCGGCGTCGTACTCACGGCGATGACGGAGGAGCTCGTCTCCGACCCACAGTGGAAGTCGGTCATGGACGCCGCCGTGCCGATGCCGCTCAACGGTTACGCACCGCCCGAGGCGATCGCCCACGCGCTGCTGTGGCTGCTGGCACCGGAGAACACCCACATGGCGGGCCAGGTCGTGTTCGTCGACGGCGGCGCCCAGGCGCTCACCGCGCTCACGACGCGCTCCTGCTGA